The following are from one region of the Mesorhizobium sp. B4-1-4 genome:
- a CDS encoding type I secretion system permease/ATPase produces MPNDNMLTQMLARCRSGFVAVAGFSLVINLLVLSTSVYMLQVYDRVLPGRSVETLVYLTLIATGALAAMGALELFRSRLLVRLGVWIDRVLSPQVLGRSLENALRGIPYRTEGLRDLATLRGYLGGGGIMALFDAPWMPIYLVFIFLLHPLLGLLALGGAVVLFCLALANNALTAVTLKQANMASARAYQGADAAFRNAEVVDGMGMGGALMQRWDTANAHVLSLQSRASDRAGLISAFTKPFRMFLQVAVLGLGAWLSLRHEVSPGAMIAASIIMSRALAPVEQAIATWKQTTGAREAWGRLNRLFEAPQLRPAGMELPRPQGQLAVEAVTYSPTGSRGAVLRNVTFSLSPGNVLAVIGPSAAGKSTLARLIVGMASPQHGQVRLDGADVFSWNRTDFGRHVGYLPQDVELFPGSIRENIARMEEGDPAAVVIAAKMAGVHEMILRLPRGYDTDIGEHGSILSGGQRQRIGLARALYGRPALVVLDEPNSSLDAAGEEALNQAIAAVKEAGSTVVIIAHRPSLMAHVDSLLVLNEGQTQMFGPRDAVLAQLRRPEPSIAAPQVRVVSSERSAS; encoded by the coding sequence ATGCCAAACGACAACATGCTCACCCAGATGCTTGCCCGCTGCCGTAGCGGCTTTGTCGCGGTGGCGGGGTTCAGCCTCGTCATCAACCTGCTCGTGCTGTCGACCTCCGTTTACATGTTGCAGGTCTATGACCGCGTGCTGCCCGGCCGTAGCGTCGAGACGCTCGTCTATCTCACGCTGATTGCGACTGGCGCGCTCGCGGCGATGGGCGCGCTGGAGCTTTTCCGGTCCCGGCTGCTGGTGCGGCTCGGCGTCTGGATCGACCGCGTCCTCTCGCCGCAAGTGCTGGGGCGCAGCCTCGAGAATGCGCTGCGTGGCATCCCCTACCGGACCGAAGGCCTGCGTGACCTCGCCACCCTGCGTGGCTATCTCGGCGGCGGCGGCATCATGGCACTGTTCGATGCGCCATGGATGCCGATCTACCTTGTCTTTATTTTCCTGCTCCACCCGCTGTTAGGGCTCCTGGCGCTCGGCGGCGCCGTCGTCCTCTTCTGCCTCGCGCTCGCCAACAACGCACTGACGGCCGTCACGCTCAAGCAGGCCAACATGGCTTCGGCGCGCGCCTACCAGGGGGCCGATGCCGCCTTCCGCAACGCCGAGGTGGTCGACGGCATGGGAATGGGCGGCGCACTGATGCAGCGCTGGGACACGGCCAATGCCCATGTGCTTTCGCTGCAGTCGCGCGCCAGCGACCGCGCCGGCCTGATCAGCGCCTTCACAAAGCCGTTCAGGATGTTTCTGCAGGTCGCGGTGCTGGGCCTTGGCGCCTGGCTTTCTCTGCGCCACGAGGTTTCGCCCGGTGCCATGATCGCCGCGTCGATCATCATGTCACGGGCGCTTGCTCCGGTCGAACAGGCGATCGCCACCTGGAAACAGACGACAGGCGCGCGCGAGGCATGGGGGCGGCTCAACCGACTGTTCGAGGCTCCGCAGCTGCGCCCGGCGGGTATGGAATTGCCAAGACCGCAGGGGCAGCTTGCCGTCGAAGCAGTGACCTATTCGCCGACGGGCTCCAGGGGAGCAGTACTAAGGAACGTCACCTTCTCGCTCTCGCCCGGCAATGTGCTTGCGGTGATCGGCCCGTCGGCGGCTGGCAAATCAACGCTCGCCCGGCTCATTGTCGGCATGGCTTCGCCGCAGCACGGCCAGGTTCGCCTCGACGGTGCCGACGTGTTTTCCTGGAATCGGACCGATTTCGGCCGCCACGTCGGCTACCTGCCGCAGGATGTCGAGCTCTTTCCGGGGAGCATTCGCGAGAACATCGCCCGTATGGAGGAAGGCGATCCGGCGGCGGTCGTGATCGCTGCCAAGATGGCCGGGGTGCATGAGATGATTCTCAGGCTCCCCAGGGGATACGACACCGACATCGGAGAGCACGGTTCCATCCTGTCCGGCGGTCAGCGCCAGCGCATCGGCCTCGCGCGGGCGCTTTACGGCCGCCCGGCGCTGGTGGTGCTCGACGAGCCGAATTCCAGTCTGGACGCGGCCGGGGAAGAGGCGCTGAACCAGGCAATCGCAGCGGTGAAGGAGGCCGGCTCGACGGTTGTCATCATTGCCCATCGGCCGTCGCTGATGGCACATGTCGATTCGCTGCTGGTGCTCAACGAGGGCCAGACCCAGATGTTCGGACCGCGCGATGCGGTGCTTGCCCAACTGCGTCGTCCCGAGCCTTCAATCGCCGCGCCGCAGGTCAGGGTGGTGTCTTCAGAAAGGAGTGCGTCGTGA
- a CDS encoding chloramphenicol phosphotransferase CPT family protein, which yields MGQVIFLHGASSSGKSTIAKALQARIEKPFWHISIDHLRDTGVLPMDRFRSGEFAWVDARQAFFDGFHASLAAYADAGNNLILEHILDTEGWLGMLCQLLERHDVFFVAVHCPLDVLIEREKRRGDRPEGSAKRDFETIHVGTLYDLELDTGDGVDANVDRLLAAWRSDKRVSSFHSHKVRSKVG from the coding sequence ATGGGGCAGGTCATTTTTCTTCATGGTGCATCAAGCAGCGGAAAATCCACGATCGCCAAGGCGCTTCAAGCCCGTATCGAAAAGCCATTTTGGCATATCTCGATAGATCACCTTCGTGACACGGGCGTCCTTCCGATGGATCGTTTCCGGAGCGGTGAGTTCGCCTGGGTGGATGCGAGACAAGCCTTTTTCGATGGCTTCCACGCTTCCTTGGCCGCCTACGCGGATGCGGGCAACAACCTCATTCTGGAGCATATTCTGGATACGGAGGGCTGGCTGGGCATGCTGTGCCAGCTTCTTGAACGCCACGATGTTTTCTTCGTCGCCGTGCATTGTCCGCTTGACGTGTTGATTGAACGCGAGAAGCGTCGCGGCGACAGGCCAGAAGGCAGCGCAAAGCGCGACTTTGAAACCATTCATGTCGGCACGCTCTACGACCTTGAGCTTGATACTGGCGATGGCGTGGACGCCAACGTCGATAGGCTCCTTGCTGCTTGGCGATCCGACAAACGCGTCTCGAGTTTTCATTCTCACAAGGTTCGGTCGAAGGTCGGCTAA
- the choX gene encoding choline ABC transporter substrate-binding protein has translation MKAFALYASAALTIFMAAAPAHADPESCRKVKFSDLSWTDLSLTNATASVILTSLGYEPEQTILGLPVTFESLKNKDIDVFLGNWLPVQEQEFKSYIDNGDVDVLTTNLTGAKFTLAVPTYVAKAGVTSYDDLSKFSDKFNSTIYGIEAGSNQPLLDMISAGRHGLKDWNVVESSEAAMLTQVDKMTKGKEWIVFLAWAPHPMNLKFDLTYLSGGDKEYGPNFGGATVRTLTRKGYRQECPNVTKFLENLHFDIDYENNGMNEIMTNSVEPVDAARKLIKQYPDKLTAWLDGVKTFDGKDGYAAVKAAVITN, from the coding sequence ATGAAAGCCTTTGCCCTTTATGCAAGCGCCGCGCTGACCATCTTCATGGCCGCCGCACCTGCGCACGCCGATCCCGAGAGCTGCCGGAAGGTGAAATTCTCCGACCTCAGCTGGACGGACCTTTCGCTGACTAATGCGACGGCGTCCGTCATACTGACTTCCTTGGGCTATGAACCGGAACAGACCATTCTGGGTCTGCCGGTGACCTTCGAAAGCTTGAAAAACAAGGATATCGACGTTTTCCTGGGAAATTGGCTTCCCGTCCAGGAACAGGAATTCAAATCATACATCGACAACGGCGATGTCGATGTCCTCACCACCAACCTGACGGGCGCCAAGTTCACGCTGGCCGTGCCGACCTATGTCGCGAAGGCGGGGGTGACCTCGTACGATGATCTTTCGAAATTCTCTGACAAATTCAACTCAACGATCTACGGCATCGAAGCGGGCTCAAACCAGCCGCTGCTCGATATGATTTCCGCCGGAAGGCACGGTCTCAAGGACTGGAATGTCGTCGAGTCCAGCGAGGCGGCTATGTTGACCCAGGTCGACAAGATGACCAAGGGAAAGGAATGGATCGTTTTCCTGGCTTGGGCGCCACATCCCATGAACCTCAAGTTCGATCTGACTTACCTGAGTGGCGGCGACAAGGAATATGGTCCCAACTTTGGTGGGGCGACGGTTCGGACGCTGACGCGCAAGGGCTACCGCCAGGAATGCCCGAACGTGACCAAGTTCCTGGAAAACCTGCACTTCGACATCGACTATGAGAACAATGGCATGAACGAAATCATGACCAACAGCGTCGAGCCGGTAGACGCAGCGCGCAAATTGATAAAGCAGTACCCCGACAAGCTTACCGCATGGTTGGATGGTGTGAAGACGTTCGACGGCAAGGACGGTTATGCTGCAGTCAAGGCAGCTGTGATCACAAACTGA
- the betI gene encoding transcriptional regulator BetI, with protein MPKVGMQPIRQKQIIEAAIDTIHELGIEQSSIRQIGMKAGISPSLITHYFGSRDELYTLVLRHLNRELSRVTIGRLRTASTPMERLLAIASAQFDAEQFQPAVATAWFALWAALRGNHEMMRYQAIYEKRLASNIAYCLRSLIPEGQVDFAVNCLLAMIDGLWVKAAQPTSRVTTENALAIFQNYVVQLVSQLARGGAE; from the coding sequence ATGCCAAAAGTGGGAATGCAACCTATTCGGCAGAAGCAGATCATTGAGGCTGCCATTGACACCATTCACGAGCTTGGCATCGAGCAGAGTTCGATCCGCCAGATCGGTATGAAGGCGGGAATCTCGCCTAGTCTTATCACCCACTATTTCGGCAGCCGGGACGAGCTCTACACGCTTGTCCTGCGTCACCTGAACCGTGAGTTGTCACGCGTCACGATCGGCAGGCTGCGGACGGCTTCGACGCCGATGGAGCGCCTTCTGGCCATCGCCTCAGCGCAATTCGATGCCGAGCAGTTTCAGCCGGCGGTGGCAACGGCGTGGTTCGCACTTTGGGCCGCTCTGCGCGGCAATCACGAAATGATGCGCTATCAGGCAATCTACGAAAAGCGTCTGGCGAGCAATATCGCCTACTGCCTTCGCTCGCTCATTCCAGAAGGGCAGGTGGACTTTGCGGTCAACTGTCTCCTGGCAATGATCGACGGGCTCTGGGTCAAAGCGGCTCAACCAACCAGCCGAGTGACCACCGAGAATGCCCTGGCCATTTTCCAGAACTACGTCGTCCAGCTGGTCAGTCAGTTGGCGCGTGGGGGTGCCGAATGA
- a CDS encoding amidase gives MNVSDYVAQDGVGLARLIERKEVSRREVIEAAISVIESRDAALNAVVMRNFDPSCSRSDTGAASALRGVPLLLKDVNLYSSDMPTTFGSAFFKGAPAKPDSIMVDRWRRAGLAILGKTNTPEFAAEFVTEPRAYGTTRNPRDLNLTVGGSSGGAAAAVAAGMVPIAHATDLGGSIRIPAACCGVFGFKPTGGFNPTGPYFDEIAGGLNSDHVITRTVRDSAASLDITADFSPQRHSYLEGLDRPVRQITVGVCCTDPAGRPCGPDQQEAVNRAAQVLESFGHRIVEYRYPEGLDASNWFDHLWIFDFVRLVEERSRELGRAPAAEELEPLTWHLLEKAKAGGNGAHERARSAREIYTSRYLGSMESIHVCLTPTLATDPPNVGSLSFRAFGDVEAWNAAGYRFAPYSIPSNISGQPSASCPYFKNSSGLSVGVQISGKPGDDLLVLQLCAQLELCHAA, from the coding sequence ATGAATGTGTCGGACTATGTCGCTCAAGACGGCGTCGGTTTGGCGCGTCTGATCGAACGAAAAGAGGTTTCTCGGCGCGAAGTGATCGAGGCTGCGATCAGCGTCATTGAAAGCAGGGATGCCGCTCTCAATGCAGTGGTCATGCGTAATTTCGACCCGAGCTGTTCGAGGTCCGATACCGGTGCTGCCAGTGCATTGCGCGGTGTGCCCCTCCTTCTGAAGGACGTGAACCTCTATTCGTCAGACATGCCGACGACCTTCGGTTCGGCGTTCTTCAAGGGTGCGCCAGCAAAGCCTGACAGCATCATGGTCGATCGGTGGCGCCGTGCTGGCCTCGCTATCTTGGGCAAGACAAACACGCCGGAATTTGCTGCCGAGTTCGTCACGGAGCCTCGGGCGTATGGCACAACGCGCAACCCACGGGACCTCAATCTGACGGTGGGCGGAAGCAGCGGGGGGGCGGCCGCTGCGGTTGCTGCGGGAATGGTGCCGATTGCCCACGCAACGGACCTAGGTGGCTCGATCAGAATACCGGCTGCGTGCTGCGGCGTGTTCGGGTTCAAGCCGACCGGGGGTTTCAATCCCACAGGGCCGTACTTTGATGAGATTGCAGGTGGGCTGAACTCCGATCACGTTATCACGCGCACCGTGCGCGACAGCGCGGCATCGCTCGACATCACCGCCGATTTCTCTCCACAGCGCCATTCCTATCTCGAAGGCCTCGATAGACCTGTACGGCAGATAACAGTCGGGGTCTGCTGCACTGACCCGGCAGGCAGACCTTGTGGTCCGGACCAGCAGGAGGCAGTGAACCGGGCGGCTCAGGTTCTGGAATCATTCGGGCACCGCATTGTTGAATATCGCTATCCAGAGGGTCTCGACGCGTCCAATTGGTTCGATCACCTGTGGATTTTCGACTTCGTGCGCCTAGTCGAGGAACGCTCACGCGAACTCGGCAGAGCCCCGGCAGCCGAGGAGCTTGAGCCGTTGACGTGGCATCTTCTGGAAAAGGCCAAGGCGGGGGGAAATGGCGCACATGAGCGGGCACGCTCCGCCCGCGAGATCTATACCTCACGCTACCTGGGTTCGATGGAATCGATCCATGTCTGTTTGACGCCGACGCTGGCGACCGACCCTCCGAATGTCGGATCCTTGAGCTTCAGGGCATTTGGAGATGTCGAGGCCTGGAACGCGGCGGGTTACAGGTTCGCTCCCTACTCCATCCCATCGAACATCTCAGGACAGCCGTCCGCGTCGTGTCCGTATTTCAAAAATAGTTCAGGGCTCTCGGTCGGTGTGCAAATCAGCGGCAAGCCGGGCGATGATCTCCTCGTCTTGCAACTATGTGCCCAGCTGGAGCTATGTCACGCGGCATGA
- the gshB gene encoding glutathione synthase, giving the protein MKLKIAVQMDHVSSVSIAGDTSFALSLEAQRRGHQLFHYTPDRLSLRDGKVFARIEEMQVRDEKGNHYSLGEKVRTDLSEMDVVLLRQDPPFDMNYITTTHMLERIHPKTLVVNDPAWVRNSPEKIFVTEFSDLMPETLITKDPLEVAAFRKEFGDIIIKPLYGNGGAGIFHLLEADRNLASLLEMFGQLFREPYIVQRYLKDVRKGDKRIILIDGEPVGAINRVPAEHDSRSNMHVGGRAEKTELTAREREICARIGPSLRERGFILVGIDVIGDYMTEINVTSPTGVREVARFGGADIASLFWDAVEDKRRK; this is encoded by the coding sequence ATGAAGTTGAAAATCGCCGTCCAGATGGATCATGTCTCCAGCGTGTCGATCGCCGGCGACACGTCGTTCGCGCTGTCGCTGGAAGCGCAGCGGCGCGGCCACCAGCTGTTCCACTACACGCCCGACCGGCTGTCGCTGCGCGACGGCAAGGTGTTTGCCCGCATCGAGGAGATGCAGGTGCGGGACGAGAAGGGCAATCATTACTCGCTGGGCGAGAAGGTGCGCACCGACCTGTCCGAGATGGACGTCGTGCTGTTGCGCCAGGACCCGCCCTTCGACATGAACTACATCACCACAACGCATATGCTGGAGCGCATCCATCCGAAGACATTGGTGGTCAATGATCCGGCCTGGGTGCGCAACAGCCCGGAAAAGATCTTCGTCACCGAGTTTTCCGACCTCATGCCGGAGACGCTGATCACCAAGGATCCGCTGGAAGTCGCCGCCTTCCGCAAGGAGTTCGGCGACATCATCATCAAGCCGCTTTACGGCAATGGCGGCGCCGGCATCTTTCATCTGCTCGAAGCCGACCGCAATCTCGCCTCGCTGCTCGAAATGTTCGGCCAGCTGTTCCGCGAGCCCTACATCGTCCAGCGTTACCTGAAGGACGTCCGCAAGGGCGACAAGCGCATCATCCTGATCGACGGCGAGCCCGTCGGCGCCATCAACCGGGTGCCGGCCGAGCACGATTCCCGCTCCAACATGCATGTCGGCGGCCGCGCCGAGAAGACGGAGCTGACGGCGCGCGAACGCGAGATCTGCGCCCGCATCGGGCCGTCGCTCAGGGAACGCGGCTTCATTCTTGTCGGCATCGACGTCATCGGCGACTATATGACGGAGATCAACGTCACCTCGCCCACCGGCGTGCGCGAAGTCGCCCGCTTCGGCGGCGCCGACATCGCCAGCCTGTTCTGGGACGCGGTCGAGGACAAAAGGCGCAAGTAG
- a CDS encoding helix-turn-helix transcriptional regulator, with amino-acid sequence MTYGSRSFSPEDLSPEHARQRQTFLRGMFGAGEGSALRSDADDGEPVDALDEASVPPRQNMDLEVFKSYLAFRYKAPVQRAFFSKTISKDPIAISRLQAGPCLTRAVGPEPGFAVIIYLSPITKMEGWIDGRHVNYPEVNPGDVVLLDLEASPIAHLHQSVDLLRLQISRRTLHDLAYDSGEWPPDGLRTILGGVHDPILFGLSRALEAKATFYGSSDQLFNDQVALAFHAHLVRAYARSRGPGRSVGGLAPWQMQRAREMMLANLSGDVALADIAQACGLSVSYFARAFRQTMGVPPYKWLMSERIEKAKTLLRQRRLSISEVALICGFVDQSHLTRVFRSSVGRTPRLWRQGADAVAD; translated from the coding sequence ATGACTTACGGTTCGCGTTCGTTCAGCCCGGAAGACCTGTCACCGGAGCACGCGCGGCAGCGTCAGACGTTTCTGCGCGGGATGTTCGGCGCAGGCGAAGGCTCTGCATTGCGAAGCGACGCCGACGACGGCGAACCAGTCGACGCCTTGGACGAAGCCTCAGTGCCGCCGCGCCAGAATATGGATCTGGAAGTCTTCAAGTCGTATTTGGCATTTCGGTATAAGGCCCCGGTCCAGAGGGCCTTTTTCTCCAAGACCATTTCGAAGGATCCGATCGCCATCAGCCGCCTCCAGGCTGGGCCATGCCTCACCCGGGCGGTGGGGCCCGAGCCGGGGTTCGCGGTGATCATCTACTTGTCCCCAATAACCAAGATGGAGGGCTGGATCGACGGTCGTCACGTCAACTATCCCGAAGTCAACCCCGGCGATGTGGTTCTCCTGGATCTGGAGGCGTCTCCGATCGCGCATCTCCATCAATCCGTGGACCTTCTGCGCCTGCAAATATCGAGGCGGACCCTGCACGACCTCGCATACGACTCTGGCGAGTGGCCGCCTGATGGTCTGCGAACGATCCTGGGCGGCGTGCACGACCCAATTCTGTTCGGCCTGAGCCGCGCCCTGGAGGCGAAGGCTACCTTCTACGGATCGAGCGACCAGTTGTTCAACGATCAAGTGGCGCTGGCCTTCCATGCCCACCTCGTTAGAGCCTATGCCCGCAGTCGCGGGCCTGGCAGATCCGTCGGCGGTTTGGCGCCATGGCAAATGCAGCGAGCCCGCGAGATGATGCTGGCCAATTTGAGCGGCGACGTCGCCCTTGCCGACATCGCCCAGGCCTGCGGCCTGTCGGTCAGCTACTTCGCCCGCGCCTTTCGTCAGACTATGGGCGTTCCGCCCTATAAATGGCTGATGAGCGAGCGCATCGAGAAGGCAAAGACGTTGCTACGCCAAAGAAGGCTCAGCATTTCCGAAGTGGCCCTCATCTGCGGATTCGTCGATCAAAGCCACCTGACGCGGGTGTTTCGCAGCAGCGTGGGCCGAACGCCGCGCCTATGGAGACAGGGAGCCGACGCCGTGGCGGACTAG
- a CDS encoding helix-turn-helix domain-containing protein yields the protein MEGRKEALGAMRDGEICIFDLGTSPRVLIRDPMQTLRVQMSQRSLDDLADEFGRPPIGSLRPTFGGEDSVLFGLGIAMLKKTQMFGDEDALFLDHVALAFHLHIAQTYGQLRSIKPLRGGLAPWQYRRATELMSARIAEGVTLAELAEACDLSVNYFARAFRRTAEIPAHKWLMNERIRRAKNLLLNMEMPAAEIAVACGFADQSHFTRVFSQLEGKSPARWRRWRLDDPRQYRPAVQGTAMP from the coding sequence ATGGAGGGGCGCAAGGAAGCCTTGGGGGCGATGAGAGACGGCGAAATCTGTATCTTTGACCTCGGCACCTCGCCAAGGGTTCTGATCCGAGATCCGATGCAAACCCTGCGCGTGCAGATGTCGCAGCGCAGCTTGGATGATCTTGCTGATGAGTTCGGCCGGCCGCCGATCGGGTCGCTGCGTCCCACTTTCGGCGGGGAGGACTCGGTTCTCTTCGGGCTAGGCATCGCCATGCTGAAGAAGACGCAGATGTTCGGCGATGAGGACGCGCTATTCCTTGACCACGTGGCGCTCGCCTTTCACCTTCACATTGCCCAGACCTACGGCCAACTCCGCAGCATCAAGCCTCTGCGGGGAGGACTGGCGCCCTGGCAATACCGGCGCGCCACCGAGTTGATGTCCGCAAGGATTGCCGAGGGAGTTACACTCGCGGAGTTGGCGGAGGCCTGCGATCTCTCCGTGAACTACTTTGCCCGGGCGTTCAGGCGCACGGCCGAGATCCCCGCTCACAAATGGCTGATGAACGAGCGCATCAGAAGGGCGAAGAACCTTCTTCTGAATATGGAGATGCCCGCGGCGGAGATCGCCGTGGCCTGCGGGTTCGCCGACCAGAGCCATTTCACACGCGTATTCTCGCAGCTTGAGGGAAAGAGCCCTGCGCGGTGGCGGCGGTGGCGCCTCGACGACCCGAGGCAATATCGGCCCGCTGTCCAGGGAACGGCGATGCCCTGA
- a CDS encoding LysR family transcriptional regulator gives MEWSSLPPMGALRAFAATAETRSLTRAAELLNVTRPAVSQQIRILETHFGERLLVRQRRGIALTTQGQALARSLLFAFAEISAAAERLAQSESIRPLHVSTTPMFASSFLMPQLAAFRDSHAGIELVVSPTSELVALEPGGVDVAIRYGMGDWPGVESELLFKASFAVCAATSLVGDRRIDRPADILNFPLLHELGSREFSDWMEKQGIARRPDTKITRIPGNLLLDGLRRGDGIVATVPRFIEHDVREGRIRILFEDRLDAGYHIVALPGVKRPPLRAFIRWLRSISRRASAATHSST, from the coding sequence TTGGAATGGTCATCGCTACCCCCGATGGGCGCGCTTCGCGCCTTTGCCGCGACGGCTGAAACGCGAAGCCTGACGCGTGCGGCCGAATTGCTGAATGTGACCCGGCCGGCCGTCAGCCAGCAGATCCGCATCTTGGAAACGCATTTCGGCGAACGGCTTCTGGTGCGTCAGCGACGGGGCATCGCGCTGACCACTCAAGGCCAGGCGCTGGCTCGCTCGCTGCTATTCGCCTTTGCCGAGATTTCGGCCGCCGCCGAACGGCTGGCCCAGAGTGAGTCAATCCGCCCGCTTCACGTCTCAACGACACCGATGTTTGCGTCCAGTTTCCTGATGCCGCAGCTGGCGGCCTTCAGAGATAGCCACGCCGGGATCGAGCTGGTGGTCAGCCCGACCTCGGAACTAGTCGCGCTGGAGCCCGGCGGCGTGGACGTGGCAATCCGGTACGGTATGGGGGACTGGCCAGGTGTCGAGTCCGAGCTTCTTTTCAAGGCAAGCTTCGCCGTGTGCGCGGCGACGTCCCTCGTCGGCGACCGCCGGATCGACCGCCCCGCGGACATTCTCAACTTTCCGCTGTTGCACGAGCTCGGGTCCCGAGAATTCTCGGACTGGATGGAGAAGCAAGGGATCGCACGACGCCCGGACACCAAGATCACCCGCATACCCGGGAACCTGCTACTGGACGGGCTTCGTAGAGGGGATGGGATTGTAGCGACGGTGCCCCGCTTCATCGAGCACGACGTCCGGGAAGGCAGGATCCGCATCCTGTTCGAAGATCGGCTCGACGCCGGCTACCACATCGTCGCGCTTCCCGGTGTTAAACGCCCGCCGCTGCGCGCGTTCATTCGATGGCTCAGGTCGATCAGTCGACGGGCTTCGGCGGCCACGCATTCGTCAACGTGA
- a CDS encoding alpha/beta fold hydrolase has product MTTLSVVFRRIHIVAAAVFSLSIIPAVASAQSAQNVILVHGAWGDGANWSKVIPILAAKGLNVTAVQLPLTSLADDAATVKRAIGLVDGPVVLAGHSYGGAVITEAGNDPKVSALVYVAAFALDAGQSAGSLNATVAPTPLAAEAKPDAEGFIKLTKTGVYDDFAQDVTPAEKQLLYVTESPTSVKSLGGSITDAAWHNKPSWYIVASHDRAIQPALEAEMAKAIKAKTTTVEGSHLIMLSKASAVAAVIEQATH; this is encoded by the coding sequence ATGACCACTTTATCAGTTGTCTTCCGGCGGATTCACATTGTTGCGGCCGCCGTTTTCAGCCTCTCCATCATACCGGCGGTCGCCTCGGCGCAGTCCGCGCAAAACGTCATTCTCGTGCACGGCGCCTGGGGCGATGGAGCGAATTGGTCGAAGGTCATTCCCATCCTCGCCGCAAAGGGTTTGAACGTCACCGCGGTCCAACTACCGCTGACTTCGCTCGCTGACGATGCAGCGACGGTGAAACGCGCGATCGGCCTCGTGGACGGGCCGGTCGTTCTGGCGGGGCACTCCTATGGAGGTGCGGTGATCACCGAGGCCGGAAACGATCCCAAGGTTTCCGCGCTGGTCTATGTCGCCGCGTTCGCGCTCGATGCTGGTCAATCCGCGGGATCGTTGAACGCGACCGTAGCCCCCACGCCGCTGGCGGCGGAAGCCAAACCCGATGCGGAGGGCTTCATCAAGCTGACGAAGACGGGCGTCTACGACGATTTTGCCCAGGATGTGACGCCGGCCGAGAAGCAGCTTCTCTACGTGACGGAGTCGCCAACCAGCGTGAAATCCCTGGGAGGCAGCATCACCGACGCCGCCTGGCACAACAAGCCCTCCTGGTACATCGTGGCTTCCCATGACCGGGCGATCCAGCCGGCGCTGGAGGCGGAAATGGCCAAGGCGATCAAGGCGAAGACCACGACGGTCGAAGGCAGTCACCTGATCATGCTCTCGAAGGCGTCCGCGGTGGCTGCGGTGATCGAGCAGGCCACCCACTAA
- a CDS encoding alpha/beta hydrolase, translating into MTAKSVILVHGAWADGSSWSKVILELAAEGLSVTAIQMPLTSFGDDVATLRRALALVEGPVILVGHSYGGSVITEGGNDKKVAALVFIAAFAPDSDESAASLGETVDPPPMAAEVRPDSAGFLKLTESGIRDHFAQDLSDSEKTVLFAAQAPTAVASLTGKITEPAWQSRPSWYLLATEDHAIAPKLQHIMSSRIMAKVTEVASSHVAMLSHPDLATRLILEAVRAV; encoded by the coding sequence ATGACTGCGAAATCTGTTATCCTGGTACACGGGGCATGGGCGGACGGATCGAGTTGGAGCAAGGTTATTCTCGAGCTCGCAGCCGAGGGGTTGTCAGTGACGGCAATTCAGATGCCGCTTACGAGCTTCGGCGATGATGTCGCGACCCTGCGCCGCGCCCTTGCGCTCGTCGAAGGCCCAGTCATTCTTGTCGGACATTCATACGGTGGTTCGGTCATTACCGAGGGAGGCAATGACAAGAAGGTGGCCGCGCTTGTATTCATAGCCGCCTTTGCGCCGGACAGCGACGAATCCGCGGCCTCGCTCGGGGAGACCGTGGATCCCCCTCCCATGGCCGCCGAGGTTCGGCCCGACTCAGCGGGATTCCTGAAACTGACCGAGAGCGGGATCCGCGATCACTTCGCCCAGGATCTTTCCGATAGCGAGAAGACGGTTCTGTTCGCCGCCCAGGCGCCTACCGCCGTTGCGTCCTTAACAGGAAAGATCACGGAACCCGCGTGGCAATCGCGCCCAAGCTGGTATCTGTTGGCAACCGAGGATCATGCCATCGCGCCCAAACTCCAGCACATCATGTCGAGCCGGATAATGGCCAAGGTCACGGAAGTCGCTTCGAGCCACGTGGCGATGCTGTCCCATCCCGACCTGGCCACCCGTCTCATCCTCGAGGCCGTTCGCGCGGTCTGA